A region from the Salicibibacter cibarius genome encodes:
- the acsA gene encoding acetate--CoA ligase: MELQSLPPKGGDHNLQNYEEAVKQFDWAEVEKAFSFYETGKVNMAYEAIDRHAEKENKKDQVALYYSDDQRDESYTFADMKKMTDKAANVFKDAGIEKGDRVFIFMPRSPELYFAALGAIKVGAIIGPLFEAFMEGAVKDRLQNSEAKAIITTNDLVGRVPVSDLPALEKVFIYGDTVREEGKTLDFKTRLEKASENHDITWVDREDGLILHYTSGSTGMPKGVLHVHAAMLQHYQTGKWVLDLKEDDVYWCTADPGWVTGTSYGIFAPWLNGATNVVRGGRFSPEAWYGTLEKYNVTVWYSAPTALRMLASAGDDVVKNYDLSSLRHILSVGEPLNPEVVRWGHEVYGLRIHDSWWMTETGAIMITNFPALTVKPGSMGKPIPGVEAAILDDQGNELPPNRMGNLAMKTGWPSMMRTIWNNEEKYNGYFEFPGWYVSGDSAYKDEDGYYWFQGRVDDVIVTSGERVGPFEIESKLVEHPAVGEAGVIGKPDPVRGEIIKAFVALREGYEESDELKEDIRVFVKNGLAAHAAPREMDIRDTLPKTRSGKIMRRVLKAWELDLPTGDLSTMDDD, encoded by the coding sequence ATGGAATTGCAATCGCTTCCACCTAAAGGTGGAGATCACAATCTACAAAATTACGAAGAAGCAGTGAAACAGTTTGATTGGGCAGAAGTCGAGAAAGCATTCTCCTTTTATGAAACAGGGAAAGTGAATATGGCGTATGAAGCTATTGATCGCCACGCAGAGAAAGAGAATAAAAAAGATCAAGTCGCTTTATATTATAGCGATGATCAGCGCGATGAGTCTTATACATTTGCCGACATGAAAAAAATGACCGATAAGGCAGCGAATGTATTTAAAGACGCCGGGATTGAAAAAGGGGACCGTGTGTTTATTTTCATGCCGCGCTCGCCTGAATTATATTTTGCCGCACTTGGAGCCATTAAGGTGGGCGCGATCATCGGCCCATTGTTTGAAGCTTTTATGGAAGGTGCGGTAAAGGACCGTCTGCAAAACAGTGAAGCAAAAGCGATTATAACGACGAATGATCTGGTCGGGCGTGTGCCCGTTTCGGATCTTCCTGCACTGGAAAAGGTATTTATCTACGGAGATACTGTAAGAGAAGAAGGAAAAACACTTGATTTTAAAACACGACTGGAAAAAGCATCGGAAAATCATGACATTACGTGGGTGGATCGTGAAGACGGCCTTATTTTGCACTACACTTCCGGTTCAACGGGGATGCCGAAAGGCGTGTTGCACGTTCATGCAGCCATGCTCCAGCATTATCAAACGGGCAAATGGGTCCTTGACTTGAAAGAAGACGATGTGTATTGGTGTACAGCTGATCCGGGATGGGTAACCGGAACGTCTTATGGTATTTTTGCACCTTGGTTGAACGGTGCTACCAATGTTGTCCGGGGCGGACGGTTTAGTCCCGAAGCCTGGTACGGGACGTTGGAAAAATACAATGTCACGGTTTGGTACAGTGCGCCAACCGCGCTTCGAATGTTGGCAAGCGCAGGCGACGACGTCGTGAAAAATTATGATTTATCGAGCTTAAGGCATATTTTAAGTGTCGGTGAACCGCTAAATCCTGAAGTTGTGCGTTGGGGACATGAAGTCTATGGCCTGCGTATTCATGATTCTTGGTGGATGACGGAAACCGGCGCGATCATGATTACAAACTTCCCGGCATTGACAGTGAAGCCGGGGTCGATGGGGAAACCGATCCCGGGCGTAGAAGCAGCGATTCTTGATGACCAGGGAAATGAATTGCCGCCGAATCGAATGGGGAACCTTGCCATGAAAACGGGTTGGCCGTCGATGATGCGCACCATTTGGAATAACGAGGAAAAATATAACGGCTACTTTGAGTTCCCGGGTTGGTACGTTTCCGGCGATTCAGCTTATAAAGATGAAGATGGCTATTACTGGTTCCAGGGGCGTGTAGATGATGTAATCGTCACCTCCGGCGAGCGCGTCGGTCCATTTGAGATAGAAAGCAAACTTGTAGAACATCCGGCTGTGGGTGAGGCAGGTGTGATCGGCAAGCCCGATCCCGTGCGCGGGGAAATTATTAAAGCGTTCGTTGCCCTGCGGGAAGGATATGAAGAGAGTGATGAATTGAAAGAGGATATTCGGGTATTTGTGAAAAACGGACTGGCAGCCCACGCGGCGCCCCGGGAAATGGATATCCGAGACACATTGCCGAAAACTCGAAGCGGGAAAATCATGCGCCGTGTACTCAAAGCATGGGAGCTTGATCTGCCAACCGGTGATTTGTCGACGATGGATGATGACTAA
- a CDS encoding GNAT family N-acetyltransferase has protein sequence MEHIKTYYREDVQTNGKNLRFEGPISSEQIDRYDYHPGLIAFRQPKEQKKALMGIAELPEGRINVAVDDGVIVGYVTFVYPDPLERWSESPLDNLLELGAIEVAHEYRGFKIGSRLLELSMYDDAMEDYIIITTEYYWHWDLKNSNTTVWGYRKFMEKMMNKGGLEWMATDDPEISSHPANCLLVRIGNRVSMEDVQTFDQIRFTDRFLF, from the coding sequence ATGGAACACATCAAAACATATTATCGTGAAGACGTACAAACCAATGGAAAAAATCTACGCTTTGAAGGTCCGATATCCAGTGAACAAATCGACCGTTATGACTACCATCCGGGGCTTATCGCGTTTCGCCAGCCGAAAGAACAAAAGAAAGCATTGATGGGCATTGCCGAGCTCCCCGAAGGACGGATTAACGTCGCCGTCGATGACGGTGTGATCGTTGGGTATGTAACGTTTGTGTACCCCGATCCCCTTGAACGTTGGTCAGAAAGTCCGTTGGATAACTTGCTTGAACTGGGAGCCATTGAAGTCGCACATGAATACCGGGGATTTAAAATTGGCAGCCGCTTGCTTGAACTATCGATGTACGACGATGCCATGGAAGACTATATCATTATTACGACTGAATATTATTGGCACTGGGATTTAAAAAATAGCAATACGACCGTCTGGGGATACAGAAAATTTATGGAAAAGATGATGAACAAAGGCGGTTTAGAGTGGATGGCCACCGATGATCCGGAAATCAGTTCTCATCCAGCCAATTGTTTATTGGTACGGATCGGAAACCGCGTTTCGATGGAAGATGTACAAACCTTCGATCAAATTCGCTTTACAGACCGATTCTTGTTTTGA
- a CDS encoding CBS and ACT domain-containing protein, translating to MNAEEIMRTNVHKLTMDDKIESAVELMEKERLRHIPIVDDDDTLIGIISDRDVRDARFSIFSNKRLDAILQKPVKEIMKTDVFTVHPLEYVADVASMLSEHQVTGAPVTVKDDKLVGMITGRDLLDTLVQLMGADQPSSQIEVKVTDASGQLADVAAIFKHHGINVTGMLIYPDKQTNDKILAFRVQAMDIRSVITSLKDEGYEITGPSIPNMGSPNAYD from the coding sequence ATGAACGCCGAAGAAATTATGAGAACGAACGTGCATAAATTAACGATGGATGACAAAATTGAAAGCGCTGTTGAACTCATGGAAAAGGAACGCCTACGCCACATCCCGATCGTCGACGATGATGATACCCTTATCGGGATTATTTCCGATCGGGATGTTCGCGATGCCAGGTTTTCCATTTTCAGCAATAAGCGCTTGGATGCCATTTTGCAAAAACCGGTAAAAGAAATCATGAAAACCGACGTTTTCACTGTTCACCCTCTTGAATATGTGGCAGATGTAGCCTCCATGCTCAGTGAACACCAAGTTACCGGGGCCCCGGTAACTGTAAAAGATGATAAACTTGTCGGTATGATTACCGGAAGAGACTTGCTCGATACGCTCGTCCAGCTCATGGGTGCTGACCAACCAAGTTCACAAATTGAAGTAAAGGTAACTGATGCAAGCGGGCAACTTGCCGATGTGGCTGCAATCTTCAAACATCACGGCATTAATGTGACGGGTATGCTTATCTATCCCGATAAACAAACCAATGATAAAATTCTAGCATTCCGTGTTCAGGCGATGGATATTCGATCCGTCATTACATCGCTCAAAGACGAAGGATACGAAATCACCGGTCCTTCCATCCCGAATATGGGGAGTCCAAACGCTTATGACTAA
- a CDS encoding acetoin utilization protein AcuC: protein MTNKNAAFIFNEEQLDYKFNDTHPFNPLRLRLTVDLLQSLGALTSNDIIPPRKATDEEIGLFHEKNYIEAVKRSSIEELPAGTAANYGLGTEDTPIFKNMHDASALLVGGTIQAVDEVMEERYEHALNIGGGLHHGFRGKASGFCIYNDSAIAIRYIRKHYDVRVLYIDTDAHHGDGVQWAFYDDPNVMTLSIHETGRYLFPGTGAITEKGAGQGYGYSLNLPLDAFTEDESFLNCYETAVKEACAFFRPDVIVTQNGADAHFLDPLTHLTTTLRTFKQVPKIAHDMAHQYCNGKWIAVGGGGYDMWRVVPLAWSKVWLEMSGQASLAQGKLPEKWRNHWIDKATDPLPQYWEEPEHEIPKIPRRPEINQKNAQTLEKSLYYIRREMKETVNRTT from the coding sequence ATGACTAACAAAAACGCAGCATTTATATTCAACGAAGAGCAACTGGACTACAAATTTAACGATACCCACCCTTTTAATCCGTTGCGATTGAGGCTGACGGTTGACCTTTTACAATCGTTGGGAGCCTTAACTTCCAACGATATTATTCCACCAAGAAAAGCAACGGACGAAGAAATTGGGCTGTTCCATGAAAAGAACTATATCGAAGCTGTAAAAAGGAGTTCGATTGAAGAATTACCTGCGGGGACGGCCGCTAATTATGGCCTCGGCACAGAGGACACGCCTATCTTCAAAAATATGCACGATGCCTCCGCATTGCTCGTCGGCGGCACCATTCAGGCAGTGGACGAAGTGATGGAAGAACGATACGAACACGCCTTAAATATCGGAGGTGGCCTTCACCATGGATTCCGCGGAAAAGCATCCGGGTTTTGCATCTACAATGACAGTGCCATTGCCATCCGTTATATTCGGAAACACTATGATGTCCGTGTCCTTTATATCGACACCGATGCCCATCATGGCGATGGCGTCCAATGGGCATTCTACGACGATCCGAACGTCATGACCCTTTCCATTCATGAGACGGGCCGGTATTTGTTCCCGGGCACCGGGGCAATCACTGAAAAAGGTGCCGGACAAGGCTACGGCTATTCGTTAAACCTTCCACTTGACGCGTTCACGGAAGATGAATCGTTCTTAAATTGTTATGAAACCGCTGTAAAGGAAGCTTGCGCCTTTTTCCGACCGGATGTTATTGTGACCCAGAATGGGGCAGACGCCCATTTCCTTGATCCGCTTACACATTTGACGACAACACTTCGCACGTTTAAACAAGTGCCGAAAATCGCCCATGACATGGCGCATCAATATTGCAACGGCAAATGGATCGCCGTTGGCGGCGGTGGTTATGATATGTGGCGTGTCGTTCCCCTTGCCTGGTCCAAAGTTTGGCTGGAGATGAGCGGCCAGGCATCGCTTGCTCAAGGAAAACTCCCGGAAAAATGGCGAAACCACTGGATTGATAAGGCGACCGATCCCCTTCCACAATACTGGGAAGAACCGGAGCACGAGATTCCGAAAATCCCGCGACGCCCTGAAATCAACCAAAAGAATGCACAAACCCTCGAAAAATCACTCTATTATATCCGGCGAGAAATGAAAGAAACGGTGAACCGCACCACCTAA
- a CDS encoding transposase — translation MQVIKLVCTLLPAKCKNNGRSLVKIKPHYTSQDCSSCGKRVKKALSVRTHVCKLCRTILDRDHNAAINIEKVGLDLLGLCPTV, via the coding sequence ATGCAGGTAATAAAGTTGGTTTGCACTTTATTACCTGCCAAGTGTAAAAACAATGGTAGGTCACTCGTCAAAATTAAACCTCATTATACGAGTCAAGATTGCTCCAGTTGTGGGAAGCGTGTGAAAAAGGCCCTGTCCGTTCGCACGCATGTATGCAAGTTATGCAGGACCATTTTAGACCGCGACCATAATGCGGCCATCAATATTGAAAAAGTTGGACTGGATCTTCTGGGTTTGTGTCCAACTGTATAA
- a CDS encoding RNA-guided endonuclease TnpB family protein: MLVRMNYKYEMFPTEKQRQTMDRWLSICRQQYNSARLDKQRFYQKNKTGLSRHELQKQQTKDKQSCVLLKTMPSQPLQEVFFRLEETYKNFFEGRARYPKIKKHKDYTSMTFTQFGVEKRKVKNKKTDDVNVRDVRYAASLDENNHLLISKLGVLYVNFHRPLEGKVKQVTIKRQGHRWFAIFRRRKTRKRNGALMLGFKHLLCYPDGTNVENPRFLLKAEKKLKWAQKKFSRMKQGPNNWKKQLQNVQQLHIKVANQRRDFLQVITFRKCIKSFLWKT; the protein is encoded by the coding sequence ATGTTGGTACGCATGAATTATAAATACGAAATGTTTCCAACCGAAAAACAGAGGCAAACGATGGATCGTTGGCTGTCTATTTGTCGTCAACAGTACAATTCCGCTCGTTTGGATAAACAGCGTTTTTACCAAAAGAATAAGACCGGATTATCCCGACATGAATTGCAAAAACAGCAAACAAAGGATAAACAATCATGCGTCCTTCTTAAAACAATGCCTTCGCAACCTTTGCAGGAGGTATTCTTTCGCCTGGAAGAAACATATAAGAACTTTTTCGAAGGGCGCGCCCGTTATCCAAAAATCAAGAAGCATAAGGATTATACGTCAATGACATTTACACAATTTGGGGTTGAAAAACGAAAGGTAAAAAACAAGAAAACCGATGACGTCAACGTACGGGATGTGCGTTATGCCGCTTCGTTAGACGAGAACAATCATCTGCTCATTTCAAAACTCGGAGTCCTGTATGTCAATTTTCATCGTCCATTAGAAGGAAAAGTGAAACAAGTCACGATCAAACGCCAAGGTCATCGTTGGTTTGCGATCTTCAGGCGTCGAAAGACACGTAAACGAAACGGTGCGTTGATGTTGGGATTCAAACATTTGCTGTGCTATCCGGATGGAACCAACGTCGAAAATCCGAGATTCCTTTTGAAAGCAGAAAAGAAATTAAAATGGGCACAAAAGAAATTTTCCCGCATGAAACAAGGCCCAAATAACTGGAAGAAACAGCTTCAAAACGTGCAGCAACTGCACATAAAAGTTGCGAACCAACGGCGTGATTTTCTCCAAGTTATCACCTTTCGAAAATGTATAAAGTCGTTTTTGTGGAAGACTTAA
- the motS gene encoding flagellar motor protein MotS: MKFRRPEKKQANQKQWLTTFSDMVLIMLVFFIMLFSISVVDAQRFQDLVDAFQGQDIFDEASSIVAEEPEATGSDDDQMHGDGQGETEEDELESLLEEARSYIEDNELEDVITATREERGVKLVLQDRLLFDTGEAYILEEAEPFLDETITLLEELPYSVEVEGHTDNRPIETYRYPSNWELSSARATSVIRYFIEEGDLDSSRFVATGFGDTQPVEANDSSGNMQENRRVVIFVTDPDFEEEN, translated from the coding sequence ATGAAGTTTAGAAGGCCTGAAAAGAAACAGGCGAATCAAAAGCAGTGGCTCACGACTTTCTCGGACATGGTACTCATCATGCTGGTATTTTTTATTATGTTGTTTTCCATTTCTGTCGTGGACGCGCAACGGTTTCAAGATCTGGTGGATGCCTTTCAGGGGCAGGATATTTTTGACGAGGCTTCATCCATCGTAGCCGAAGAACCGGAAGCAACCGGTTCGGATGATGATCAAATGCATGGCGATGGTCAAGGGGAGACGGAAGAAGATGAACTGGAATCCCTCTTGGAAGAGGCGCGTAGCTACATAGAAGATAATGAACTTGAAGATGTGATTACAGCTACCCGCGAAGAGCGGGGGGTGAAGCTTGTCTTGCAAGATCGGCTGTTGTTTGATACCGGAGAAGCGTATATTTTGGAAGAAGCTGAACCCTTTCTGGATGAAACGATCACGCTTTTGGAGGAACTGCCGTATTCTGTAGAGGTGGAGGGTCATACGGATAATAGACCGATTGAGACCTATCGATACCCTTCAAATTGGGAATTATCCAGCGCGCGGGCAACCAGCGTGATTCGCTATTTTATTGAAGAGGGTGATCTTGATAGCTCCCGCTTTGTGGCCACAGGCTTCGGGGATACACAACCTGTTGAAGCGAACGATTCATCCGGAAATATGCAAGAAAACCGTCGGGTCGTTATTTTTGTTACGGACCCTGATTTTGAAGAGGAAAATTGA
- a CDS encoding MotA/TolQ/ExbB proton channel family protein: MLKKLDLFTPIGLILGLVVVGLAIYFNAGIDAVSLFMQLASVFIVFGGVSAALLVNFSARDLKKFPMILKEAFRHREYDLQELNETFVMLAKKARKEGLLALESQLDGDVEDPFIRKGVRLAVDGIEPEMIQDILMAEVVSMEERHRRGRRIFERAGEFAPAWGMVGTIVALVIMLNDLEDPTTLGPAMALAMLTTLYGAVLTNLFFNPIASKLENKTETEVFVNQIMIEGIIGIQSGQNPHILEEKLRAFIREERKPEYDVRESGVLAHEV, from the coding sequence GTGTTGAAAAAATTAGATCTGTTCACACCGATAGGTTTAATATTGGGGCTAGTCGTTGTTGGATTGGCGATATATTTTAATGCAGGCATAGACGCCGTTTCGTTATTTATGCAGCTTGCTTCTGTATTTATTGTGTTTGGCGGTGTTTCTGCTGCATTGTTAGTGAACTTTTCTGCCCGGGATTTAAAGAAGTTTCCAATGATCTTAAAAGAAGCATTTCGACACCGGGAATACGATTTGCAGGAGTTGAACGAAACCTTCGTGATGCTGGCGAAAAAAGCCAGGAAAGAAGGCTTATTAGCGTTGGAGTCGCAACTGGATGGCGATGTGGAAGACCCTTTTATTAGAAAAGGCGTTCGCTTGGCTGTAGACGGAATCGAGCCGGAAATGATTCAGGATATATTGATGGCAGAGGTCGTTTCAATGGAAGAGCGCCATAGACGTGGGCGGCGCATCTTTGAACGGGCGGGTGAATTCGCGCCGGCTTGGGGAATGGTCGGTACGATCGTGGCCCTTGTCATTATGCTCAATGATTTGGAAGACCCTACCACCCTCGGGCCGGCTATGGCTCTTGCGATGCTAACCACGCTCTATGGTGCGGTTTTAACAAATTTATTTTTCAACCCAATAGCGAGCAAACTGGAGAATAAAACAGAAACCGAAGTCTTCGTCAACCAAATTATGATCGAAGGGATCATAGGTATACAATCCGGTCAGAACCCGCACATTTTAGAGGAGAAGTTGCGGGCATTCATACGGGAAGAAAGAAAGCCGGAGTACGACGTACGAGAATCTGGAGTACTTGCTCATGAAGTTTAG
- the ccpA gene encoding catabolite control protein A, giving the protein MSATIYDVADEAKVSMATVSRVVNGNPNVKPATRKKVLNAIEKLDYRPNAVARGLASKKTTTVGVIIPDISSIFFSELARGIEDIATMYKYNIILCNSDKNKNKEIHLLNTLMEKQVDGILFMGGEITEEHVEHMRSSSIPIVLAATYHEDAEFPSVNIDYAQAAFDAVDYLAKKGHARIGMVTGTLEDPVNGYQKFKGYKQALAENNVPFDESLISVCDYTYDSAIESVQDFVTLENKPTAIFSATDEMALGVIHGLQDRGLRIPDDVEVVGFDNTRLATMVRPTLTTVVQPMYDIGAVSMRLLTKFMDNEMIEEQNVVLPHQIEYRNTTTHQEIVKE; this is encoded by the coding sequence ATGAGTGCTACGATATATGACGTTGCTGATGAAGCAAAGGTTTCAATGGCTACAGTTTCCAGAGTTGTTAATGGAAATCCCAATGTGAAACCCGCGACGAGAAAAAAGGTTTTGAACGCGATTGAGAAGTTGGATTACCGGCCGAATGCGGTTGCCCGTGGGTTGGCCAGCAAAAAAACGACGACCGTCGGCGTGATTATTCCCGATATTTCAAGTATATTCTTCTCTGAACTTGCGCGCGGCATCGAAGATATCGCGACGATGTACAAGTATAATATCATTTTATGTAACTCCGATAAAAATAAAAATAAGGAAATTCATTTGCTCAACACATTAATGGAGAAACAGGTGGACGGAATTTTGTTCATGGGCGGGGAAATTACAGAAGAACATGTCGAGCATATGAGAAGTTCTTCGATCCCGATTGTGTTGGCAGCGACGTACCATGAAGATGCGGAGTTTCCATCGGTGAATATTGATTACGCGCAAGCTGCATTCGACGCGGTAGATTATTTGGCAAAAAAAGGGCACGCACGTATTGGCATGGTTACGGGGACGTTGGAGGATCCTGTCAACGGTTATCAAAAATTTAAAGGCTACAAGCAAGCGCTCGCTGAAAATAATGTCCCGTTTGACGAATCATTAATTTCGGTATGCGACTATACGTATGATTCGGCGATAGAATCCGTACAGGACTTTGTAACGCTTGAGAACAAGCCTACAGCGATTTTTTCGGCAACGGATGAAATGGCGCTAGGCGTGATTCACGGATTGCAAGACCGTGGCCTGCGGATTCCGGATGATGTTGAAGTGGTCGGATTTGATAACACAAGACTGGCAACAATGGTTCGCCCTACACTCACGACGGTTGTGCAACCGATGTATGATATCGGCGCTGTTTCCATGCGGTTATTAACGAAATTCATGGACAATGAAATGATTGAAGAACAAAATGTTGTTCTTCCTCATCAAATTGAATATCGGAATACGACAACCCATCAAGAGATTGTCAAAGAATAA
- a CDS encoding bifunctional 3-deoxy-7-phosphoheptulonate synthase/chorismate mutase — MSNEELEQLRASLDDKNMEILKLINERAEIVQKIGGVKSKSGTKRFDPVRERKMLDLIAEENEGPFKTSTLQHLFKQIFKASLELMGEDEQKALLVSRKRHPDNTVVSVKNEQMGDGMQRLIAGPCSVESEEQVFTVAEALKERGVNLLRGGAYKPRSSPYDFQGLGVEGLKILKKAGERFDMAVISEIVTPGDVETAVDYLDVIQIGARNMQNFELLKEVGSTNKPVLLKRGLSATISEFMQAAEYVMSRGNTNLMLCERGIRTYETATRNTLDISAIPILKQETHLPVLADVTHSTGRRDLLLPAAKAALAIGADAVMAEVHPDPAVALSDSAQQMDIEQFNHFIDSLRDAQLLKDGVGETAKI; from the coding sequence GTGAGTAACGAGGAGCTGGAGCAGCTGCGCGCTTCTTTGGATGATAAAAACATGGAAATATTAAAGCTTATTAACGAACGCGCAGAAATTGTACAAAAGATCGGCGGGGTAAAGAGCAAGTCGGGGACGAAGCGTTTTGACCCTGTTCGGGAACGTAAAATGCTCGATTTAATCGCGGAAGAAAATGAGGGACCGTTCAAAACAAGCACGTTGCAGCATCTTTTTAAACAAATATTCAAAGCAAGTTTGGAACTCATGGGCGAAGATGAGCAAAAAGCGTTGCTCGTCTCTCGTAAAAGGCACCCGGATAATACGGTCGTGTCGGTTAAAAACGAACAAATGGGCGATGGCATGCAACGCCTGATCGCGGGCCCGTGCTCGGTGGAAAGTGAAGAACAGGTTTTCACGGTAGCGGAGGCATTAAAAGAACGCGGCGTAAACTTGTTGCGCGGCGGTGCTTATAAGCCTCGGTCATCCCCGTATGATTTCCAAGGGTTGGGTGTCGAAGGCTTAAAGATTTTGAAAAAAGCCGGCGAGCGCTTTGACATGGCTGTGATCAGCGAAATCGTAACCCCCGGAGATGTAGAGACGGCGGTTGATTACCTTGATGTGATCCAAATTGGCGCGCGCAACATGCAAAATTTTGAGCTGCTGAAAGAAGTGGGCTCCACAAATAAACCCGTGCTTTTGAAGCGGGGATTGTCGGCAACCATTTCGGAATTCATGCAGGCGGCAGAGTATGTCATGTCAAGAGGGAATACGAATCTCATGCTTTGTGAACGGGGCATCCGCACCTATGAAACGGCCACGCGCAATACCCTTGATATTTCAGCCATCCCTATTTTAAAACAGGAAACACATTTGCCTGTGCTTGCGGATGTTACGCATTCAACAGGGAGAAGGGATTTATTATTGCCCGCGGCTAAAGCAGCGCTCGCCATTGGCGCGGATGCTGTGATGGCTGAGGTTCATCCGGACCCGGCCGTAGCCCTTTCGGATTCTGCCCAACAAATGGACATTGAACAATTCAACCACTTCATCGATTCGTTGCGTGATGCACAATTGCTCAAAGACGGGGTGGGAGAAACGGCAAAAATATAA
- the ytxJ gene encoding bacillithiol system redox-active protein YtxJ encodes MKKINEQKQLFDAIEENREILLFKNSTTCPISSNAFDEFKAFATEHPEVPVYYLNVQEARPLSEYVATYWNVKHESPQALLLTANEAKWHTSHSNITEQTLEKTIL; translated from the coding sequence GTGAAAAAAATAAACGAACAAAAACAATTGTTTGATGCCATTGAAGAAAACAGAGAGATTTTGTTATTTAAAAATAGTACCACTTGCCCTATAAGTTCCAATGCTTTTGATGAATTTAAAGCATTTGCCACGGAACATCCCGAGGTGCCGGTGTATTATTTAAATGTTCAAGAAGCCCGCCCCTTATCGGAATATGTAGCTACGTATTGGAATGTTAAACATGAATCACCGCAAGCGTTGCTGCTCACTGCCAATGAAGCAAAATGGCACACATCCCACAGTAACATTACGGAGCAAACCCTTGAAAAAACGATATTGTAA
- a CDS encoding YtxH domain-containing protein, producing the protein MGDMNTKDLLIGTFIGGIVGATTALLLAPKSGKELRGDISEGAATAKDKTYEITNTAYEKGSEFASSAFDKTQNVARTVSDQSNQVVGRIRDAAGQIKNDINDAQKSAEELADDLSNEVQSAGENIGESVKKEADDLKKETEDLKKEDGEHS; encoded by the coding sequence ATGGGAGACATGAATACGAAAGATTTATTGATAGGGACGTTTATCGGAGGAATTGTAGGAGCAACGACAGCATTGCTGCTCGCGCCGAAATCCGGGAAGGAACTACGGGGAGATATCAGCGAAGGAGCCGCAACCGCGAAAGATAAAACGTATGAAATCACGAATACAGCTTATGAAAAAGGCAGCGAGTTTGCAAGTTCCGCCTTTGACAAAACACAAAATGTGGCAAGAACTGTTTCCGACCAATCAAACCAAGTCGTAGGCCGTATCAGAGATGCAGCCGGACAAATCAAAAATGATATCAACGATGCACAAAAATCGGCGGAAGAGCTCGCGGATGACCTGTCCAATGAAGTGCAATCTGCCGGAGAGAACATTGGAGAATCGGTGAAAAAAGAGGCCGATGATTTGAAAAAAGAAACCGAAGACTTGAAAAAAGAAGACGGGGAACATTCGTAA
- a CDS encoding DUF948 domain-containing protein gives MMIVYISVAIVAVAIVVLIVYIIQTLKSAQGVVKQLGNTADAVEKQLQGITSETENLVKTTNRLAEDFESKSESLEGLFATAEDLGKTTERVSDSIQHMSRTVSQEADRNSEQVAQVVQWGSACIDLYEKWKNRRNKGNDL, from the coding sequence ATGATGATTGTTTATATAAGTGTTGCGATTGTTGCCGTTGCGATCGTAGTCCTTATTGTTTATATTATCCAAACACTTAAGTCTGCACAGGGGGTGGTTAAACAGTTGGGGAATACAGCTGACGCTGTAGAAAAACAACTGCAAGGGATTACGTCGGAGACTGAAAACCTTGTCAAAACGACAAACCGTCTGGCAGAAGACTTTGAATCGAAATCAGAATCATTGGAAGGGTTGTTTGCAACGGCTGAAGATCTTGGCAAAACAACCGAGCGCGTGTCAGACTCCATTCAACATATGTCCCGAACCGTCTCACAAGAAGCGGATCGTAATTCAGAACAGGTAGCACAAGTGGTTCAATGGGGGAGTGCATGCATTGACCTCTACGAAAAGTGGAAAAACCGCCGGAACAAAGGAAATGATCTTTAA